Proteins from a single region of Scylla paramamosain isolate STU-SP2022 chromosome 13, ASM3559412v1, whole genome shotgun sequence:
- the LOC135106642 gene encoding glutamate receptor 4-like, which translates to MLAYTTPTDTALYRRIPANTTGLASILFFIERLQRCYIPTGEKPVSMGVAAGWYMLSALLQQGSNTYPISTAARVIYWVGYSVSLIVYTSYSATLVSHLAVEQPAPLPFSNLRDLSRQSGWDAGCNNNDLFQVTASVGPWLLAV; encoded by the exons ATGCTTGCCTACACAACCCCAACGGACACAGCTCTGTACCGGCGCATCCCGGCTAACACGACAGGCCTCGccagcatcctcttcttcatcgagcGACTCCAGAGGTGCTACATACCCACGGGGGAGAAGCCTGTTAGCATGGGAGTTGCTGCTGGCTGGTACATGTTGTCAGCTCTCCTACAACAAG gctcCAACACCTACCCAATCAGCACTGCAGCACGGGTAATCTACTGGGTTGGCTACAGTGTGTCCCTCATTGTGTACACATcatactctgccacactggtctcacatcttgctgtggagcagcctgcacctctgccattcagcaacctgcgggacctgtctaggcagtcaggctgggatgctggatgcaacaacaatgacctcttccaagtgacagcctcggtgggtccttggcttcttgctgtgtga
- the LOC135106229 gene encoding protein piccolo-like → MATISGVKALFLSVLLCSLSLTISVTATIPARSNLNLFSNSASSYSAKISLLTLGCCKQYVGGSHQFRNYQGIQSPSKCQEAFIQCSADTNLPKEISILGDFNVHHQLWLSSPFTDHPGELAYNFAILHDLEQLVQHPTRIPDCLGDTPNILDLFPQPQPQPQPFHPSLSQCILASPSPSQPLSVHSSLSQSIPASPSPSQPLSVHSSLSQSIPASPSPSQPLPVHPRLSQSIPASPSPSQPLPVHPSLSQCISASPSAFQPLPVHPSLSQCILASPSPSQPLSVHSSLSQSIPASPSDNKAIWI, encoded by the exons ATGGCCACCATCTCAGGGGTCAAGgctctatttctttcagttttactttGCAGCTTGTCTCTCACTATATCAGTCACTGCAACAATACCAGCACGGTCCAATCTGAATCTTTTCAGTAACTCAGCATCGTCGTACTCAGCGAAAATATCTCTTCTCACTCT CGGGTGCTGTAAACAGTACGTTGGCGGTTCACACCAGTTCAGAA ATTACCAAGGCATCCAGTCTCCCAGCAAGTGCCAAGAGGCATTCATTCAATGCTCCGCTGACACCAATTTGCCCAAAG agatctccattcttggagacttcaatgttcaccaccagctttggctttcctctcccttcactgaccatcctggtgaactagcctacaactttgctatcctccatgacctagagcaattggtgcaacaccctactcgtattcctgactgtcttggagatacacccaacattcttgaccttttcccccagcctcagccccagccccagccttttcatcccagcctctcccagtgtatcctagcctctcccagtccatcccagcctctctcagtgcattccagcctctcccagtccatcccagcctctcccagtccatcccagcctctctcagtgcattccagcctctcccagtccatcccagcctctcccagtccatcccagcctctcccagtgcatcctagactctcccagtccatcccagcctctcccagtccatcccagcctctcccagtccatcccagcctctcccagtgcatttcagcctctcccagtgcattccagcctctcccagtccatcccagcctctcccagtgcatcctagcttctcccagtccatcccagcctctctcagtgcattccagcctctcccagtccatcccagcctctcccagtgataataaagcaatttggatttag
- the LOC135106230 gene encoding putative nuclease HARBI1, with protein sequence MQQCSCDDFGTTQPTISRAISQTIDALADPEVICQFVAFPHTQREVQQKQAEFMQVTQFPGVVGVIDGTHIRIVSPHVDEHVYVNRKRYHSINVQVVFDAHYKILDIVARWPGSVNDARILDKSALKLMFEEQHVPAGCYLPGDSGYPCKQWLLTPYLRPQTVAQANYNSPYKNRSLPPLGTLSSQG encoded by the exons ATGCAACAGTGCAGTTGTGATGATTTTGGAACAACGCAGCCCACTATCAGCCGTGCAATATCACAGACAATTGATGCACTGGCTGACCCAGAAGTAATCTGCCAGTTCGTGGCTTTCCCTCACACCCAGCGTGAAGTGCAGCAAAAACAGGCAGAGTTCATGCAAGTAACTCAGTTTCCCGGTGTTGTGGGAGTGATTGATGGCACTCATATAAGAATTGTGTCTCCTCATGTCGATGAACATGTATATGTGAACAGGAAACGCTATCACAGCATAAATGTGCAAGTAGTATTTGATGCTCACTATAAGATTCTTGACATTGTGGCAAGGTGGCCTGGCTCAGTCAACGATGCAAGAATACTAGATAAGTCAGCACTCAAACTGATGTTTGAGGAACAACATGTACCTGCAGGATGCTACCTTCCCGGGGACAGTGGCTATCCCTGTAAGCAGTGGCTCCTCACTCCTTACCTTCGCCCTCAAACTGTTGCACAAGCTAATTATAACAG CCCCTACAAGAACCGGTCCCTGCCCCCTTTGGGCACGCTCTCCTCCCAAGGCTAA